The proteins below come from a single Roseiflexus sp. RS-1 genomic window:
- a CDS encoding response regulator, translated as MAEKILVVDDSKLVTDIVKMRLGMYGYEVRLAHSGEEALKAIEEEVPDLLVLDVHMPGIDGYEVCRRLRDNPAFDDLRIIMLTSSDDKHAAFEAGVDDYLNKDVDLLNLPNRVKMILEMD; from the coding sequence ATGGCGGAAAAGATCCTGGTCGTCGATGATAGCAAACTGGTCACCGATATTGTCAAGATGCGGCTTGGCATGTACGGCTACGAGGTGCGACTGGCGCATAGCGGCGAAGAAGCGCTCAAAGCGATTGAGGAAGAAGTGCCGGATCTGCTGGTGCTCGACGTCCATATGCCGGGGATTGACGGGTACGAAGTCTGTCGCCGGTTGCGCGATAATCCGGCATTCGATGATCTGCGCATCATTATGCTGACCTCGAGTGACGACAAGCACGCAGCATTCGAGGCAGGCGTCGATGACTACCTGAACAAAGATGTTGATCTCCTTAATCTTCCCAATCGGGTCAAGATGATCCTGGAGATGGACTAG
- a CDS encoding hybrid sensor histidine kinase/response regulator: MDLASFYSQFRDETAENIRIVTEGLMALEDNGLEGEARRAQIDAIFRAMHTIKGSARMLGLEAVGKVAHTCEHILAAVRDGRRSLDRFLTDELLKGSDAILELVAAAIDGKPSSIDVDALTSRLGRGLPQPSPAVESPVAPLVEPHPPVDEGSSPSLPRGGRERARQTVRVRVDRLDRLLNLAGELSIGRQIEEAHLQALEEVKALVERQQRALLTLESELRRMRLSPAQRELFDREMNVALNAGERVGALVRMQLERIGQHNTHKAQLIDDLEQEVMAIRLTPVSTLYANLPRAVRELARDLGKEATLLLAGETTELDRKVIEALADPMVHLIRNAIDHGIEPVDERERLGKPRQGVIEIAAQAHGGRVLITVRDDGRGMDPQQLRETAVRKGLISSEAATALSDQEALELIFMPGFSTAKLITDVSGRGVGMDVVRTNLADIGGEVQVESQPGIGTKVTLSLPLTLITTRVLLIEAGGQLFGFPASGCQGTVWVRRNQIRTVEGRAVFQHHQTLTPLLRLDELLGIANGHPFAAATRAPALLVGGARRPMALLVDRMVDEREAVIKPLGPLLEKQRRYSGALQLGDGRLALLLNPSMLIQLGRGTALIAPTQDQSARRRARLLVVDDSFATRELIRSILSAAGYDVATAVDGLDALDRLRAETYDLVVSDVEMPRVDGFTLTSRIRSELGKTDLPVIIVTSLASEAHRRRGLEVGAQAYIVKSQFNQNNLLETIQQLIGM; encoded by the coding sequence ATGGATCTGGCGTCGTTCTACAGTCAATTTCGTGATGAAACTGCGGAGAACATCCGCATTGTCACCGAAGGTCTCATGGCGCTCGAAGACAACGGGCTGGAGGGAGAGGCGCGCCGTGCGCAGATCGACGCCATTTTTCGCGCCATGCACACGATCAAAGGCTCGGCGCGGATGCTTGGGTTGGAAGCGGTTGGCAAAGTGGCGCACACCTGCGAACACATTCTGGCGGCAGTCCGTGATGGACGGCGCTCACTTGATCGTTTTCTGACCGATGAACTGTTGAAGGGGAGCGATGCAATCCTGGAACTGGTTGCGGCTGCAATTGACGGCAAGCCTTCGTCAATCGATGTTGATGCACTGACGAGTCGGCTTGGGCGAGGCTTGCCGCAACCGTCGCCTGCCGTCGAAAGTCCGGTTGCACCCCTCGTTGAACCACACCCGCCGGTTGATGAGGGTTCCTCGCCATCTCTGCCGCGCGGCGGGCGCGAACGGGCGCGTCAGACGGTGCGCGTGCGGGTGGATCGGCTGGATCGGTTGCTAAACCTGGCGGGTGAACTGTCGATCGGCAGACAGATCGAAGAGGCGCATCTTCAGGCGCTGGAAGAAGTGAAAGCGCTTGTTGAGCGGCAGCAACGCGCCCTGTTGACCCTTGAGTCGGAATTACGGCGGATGCGGCTGTCGCCAGCCCAGCGAGAACTCTTTGATCGCGAAATGAATGTCGCACTCAATGCAGGCGAGCGTGTCGGCGCGCTCGTCCGGATGCAACTGGAACGCATCGGACAGCACAATACCCATAAAGCGCAATTGATCGACGATCTCGAGCAGGAGGTCATGGCGATCCGTCTGACGCCGGTTTCCACTCTCTACGCCAACCTTCCGCGAGCCGTGCGTGAACTGGCGCGCGATCTTGGCAAGGAAGCGACGTTGTTGCTGGCGGGTGAAACGACCGAACTGGATCGCAAGGTTATCGAAGCGCTCGCCGATCCGATGGTGCATCTCATCCGTAACGCCATCGACCATGGCATCGAGCCGGTTGATGAACGGGAGCGGTTGGGGAAGCCGCGCCAGGGAGTGATCGAGATCGCAGCGCAGGCGCATGGCGGCAGAGTGCTGATTACGGTGCGCGACGATGGGCGCGGCATGGATCCGCAACAGTTGCGCGAGACGGCGGTGCGCAAAGGGTTGATCAGCAGCGAAGCTGCAACCGCGCTCTCGGATCAGGAGGCGCTGGAGTTGATCTTCATGCCCGGGTTTTCGACGGCAAAACTGATCACCGATGTTTCCGGACGGGGCGTTGGGATGGACGTGGTACGCACCAATCTTGCCGACATCGGCGGCGAAGTGCAGGTCGAGTCGCAACCCGGCATCGGCACGAAGGTGACCCTTTCCTTGCCGCTGACGCTGATCACCACGCGGGTGCTGCTGATCGAAGCCGGCGGTCAACTGTTCGGTTTCCCGGCGTCTGGATGTCAGGGGACGGTATGGGTGCGGCGCAATCAGATCCGCACCGTTGAGGGGCGGGCGGTCTTCCAGCATCATCAGACGCTCACGCCGCTGCTCCGGCTGGACGAGTTGCTGGGAATTGCGAACGGTCACCCGTTTGCCGCTGCAACGCGCGCACCAGCGCTGCTGGTCGGCGGCGCACGGCGCCCTATGGCGCTGCTGGTTGATCGTATGGTTGATGAACGCGAAGCAGTTATCAAACCGCTGGGACCGCTGCTGGAGAAGCAGCGCCGCTATAGCGGCGCACTGCAGCTCGGCGATGGGAGGCTGGCGTTGCTGCTCAACCCGTCGATGCTCATCCAGCTTGGGCGGGGGACGGCGCTCATCGCGCCGACACAGGATCAAAGTGCGCGGCGCCGCGCCCGGTTGCTGGTTGTTGATGACTCGTTCGCCACTCGCGAATTGATCCGCAGCATTCTGAGCGCCGCCGGATACGATGTGGCGACCGCCGTCGATGGACTCGATGCGCTTGACAGGTTACGCGCCGAAACCTACGATCTCGTCGTCAGCGATGTCGAAATGCCGCGAGTGGACGGCTTCACCCTGACCAGTCGCATCCGCAGCGAACTGGGCAAGACCGACCTGCCGGTCATTATCGTGACCAGTCTCGCGTCGGAGGCGCATCGTCGGCGAGGGCTGGAAGTCGGTGCGCAGGCGTATATCGTCAAAAGTCAATTCAACCAGAACAATCTGCTGGAGACGATCCAGCAGTTGATCGGCATGTGA
- a CDS encoding tetratricopeptide repeat protein, which translates to MSSTEPLNFMPLDLDTFSGSERFMAGTRLGAAFGQGIRAYLRADYANAIEHFKAALIAAYIEGEERAQIYDRERAIIYLYIGNALAYQEDWEGALREYLEAVQTDPQLAEAHYNLGVAFAAQGRLDRAIAAFKEAIEHNPRLYEAHFSLGRCYQRLDDAGRAYIHYDQACQARPQAAEPRYYMGLMHQSHGAHELAQRCFAEALRVEPTFVSPELQDEVLVNRSEEEVAQWYYRLSNDLKQQGYEEEAERIYRALLQWRPEEHYARYLLGNLLARARRLDEALEAYAQIPPQDRYYVDARIRISAILKLQNKMREAYDTLFECAKLHPTNGQLFLNMGKLLYDMNKHAGAVKAFERAVQLLPNDPQAHYLLGFMYNLMGREGWALAAWRKAVELAPDAHSLRYDLGYMYVRRNRYDLAAKEFARVLQFWPDDVETNFMLGLCYKELMEPARAIPLFEKVLRRNPRHVQALYYLGASYLQIGNTSLGKAYLRRYDYLASQEQSSAPVTRRTMRQRTVGMLESS; encoded by the coding sequence ATGAGTTCGACAGAACCGCTCAATTTCATGCCGCTCGATCTGGACACGTTCAGCGGGAGCGAGCGATTCATGGCTGGAACGCGCCTGGGCGCGGCGTTCGGTCAGGGTATCCGCGCCTACCTGCGCGCTGACTACGCCAATGCGATCGAGCATTTCAAAGCCGCTTTGATCGCTGCATACATCGAAGGTGAAGAACGCGCTCAGATTTATGATCGCGAACGGGCGATCATCTATCTGTACATCGGCAATGCGCTGGCGTATCAGGAGGATTGGGAAGGGGCGCTGCGCGAGTATCTCGAAGCCGTGCAGACCGATCCGCAACTGGCTGAGGCGCACTACAACCTGGGGGTGGCATTTGCGGCGCAGGGGCGGCTCGACCGCGCGATTGCCGCATTCAAGGAAGCCATCGAACACAATCCGCGCCTGTACGAGGCGCACTTCTCACTGGGACGCTGCTATCAGCGCCTCGATGATGCCGGTCGCGCGTACATTCACTACGATCAGGCGTGTCAGGCGCGCCCGCAGGCCGCAGAGCCGCGCTACTACATGGGATTGATGCACCAGAGCCACGGCGCGCACGAACTGGCGCAGCGTTGCTTTGCCGAGGCGCTGCGCGTCGAGCCGACCTTCGTCTCGCCAGAATTGCAGGACGAGGTGCTGGTCAACCGCTCGGAAGAGGAAGTCGCCCAATGGTACTACCGCCTCAGCAACGATCTGAAACAGCAGGGGTACGAGGAAGAGGCGGAACGGATCTACCGCGCGCTGCTCCAGTGGCGTCCCGAAGAACATTATGCCCGTTATCTGCTCGGCAATCTGCTGGCGCGCGCGCGGCGTCTCGATGAAGCGCTTGAAGCGTATGCCCAGATTCCGCCACAGGACAGATATTACGTCGATGCGCGCATTCGGATCAGCGCGATCCTCAAACTTCAGAACAAGATGCGCGAGGCGTATGATACCCTGTTCGAGTGCGCCAAACTGCACCCGACCAATGGTCAGTTGTTCCTGAATATGGGTAAGTTGCTCTACGATATGAACAAACACGCTGGCGCTGTCAAAGCGTTTGAGCGCGCCGTGCAACTGCTCCCCAACGATCCGCAGGCGCACTACCTGCTGGGGTTTATGTACAACCTCATGGGACGCGAGGGATGGGCGCTGGCAGCCTGGCGCAAGGCAGTGGAACTCGCTCCGGACGCGCATTCTCTGCGCTACGACCTTGGCTACATGTACGTGCGACGCAACCGCTATGACCTGGCAGCAAAAGAGTTTGCCCGCGTGCTCCAGTTCTGGCCCGATGATGTCGAGACGAACTTTATGCTCGGATTGTGCTACAAAGAACTGATGGAACCGGCGCGAGCCATTCCGCTGTTTGAAAAAGTGCTGCGTCGCAATCCGCGCCACGTGCAGGCGCTCTATTATCTCGGCGCTTCGTACCTTCAGATTGGCAATACATCGCTTGGCAAGGCGTATCTCAGGCGCTACGACTACCTGGCGAGCCAGGAACAGTCGAGTGCGCCTGTGACGCGCCGGACCATGCGCCAGCGCACTGTCGGCATGCTAGAGTCGTCGTAA
- a CDS encoding ATP-binding protein — MQQVLVNIPSVPIFERVVRASADEVGRALGFSAERVEDLKLAVSEAVNNAIDHGNKRQPGKLVEVVFALHNDKLEVHVTDEGGGIDTIDFSRKVVDEQNLDAGMHRGFGMYLISALVDDCEVNSSQSGTTLTLRLYRRNQDHDE, encoded by the coding sequence ATGCAGCAGGTTCTTGTAAATATTCCGTCTGTGCCGATTTTTGAGCGCGTCGTCCGCGCCAGCGCCGATGAGGTCGGACGTGCGCTGGGGTTCAGCGCCGAACGGGTCGAGGATCTGAAACTGGCGGTGAGCGAGGCGGTGAACAATGCGATCGACCATGGCAATAAGCGTCAGCCCGGTAAACTGGTGGAGGTTGTCTTTGCGCTCCATAACGATAAACTCGAGGTGCACGTCACCGATGAGGGCGGAGGCATCGATACCATCGATTTCTCGCGGAAAGTCGTCGATGAGCAGAATCTCGATGCCGGCATGCATCGCGGCTTTGGCATGTATCTGATCAGCGCACTGGTTGATGATTGCGAGGTCAATTCGTCACAGTCGGGTACAACACTGACACTACGTCTCTATCGGAGGAACCAGGACCATGACGAATGA
- a CDS encoding CheR family methyltransferase gives MSAAHDLFLPPPVRLSQEAFDRLRNLLADYSGVYLDTAQQRVLESGLAQRLAALEETLEAYERRITAPAGRDELQRLTELVVNHETCFFRNAPHMKALRDTLLFEMHRRKPAGEPIRIWSAGCATGEEAYSLAITALETFGSTMIRPVEIWATDLSDLALEKARAGFYRGRSLNNVAPSLLSRYFVKRGDGFLVADAVRALVHFEQLNLLEPFPPTAYRVDAIFCQNVTIYFQPETRRSLIERFYRCLPSHGLLFLGFSETLWNVFDGFRSREVSGAYVYQKVERPPSPLQRRTESRQPATTAEAPQRLTPVTATPRTASHGRRSPIAPITPKPTSSNADADHLDRAQALLDAGRLDDAMEVLRTIPPNSSLAPRALTLVARVHANRGELDLAIAEVRRALEIDALRDDAYLLLGTMYVRQGQWHDAIQSLERARYLNPDAALVSYHLAMAYRQAGKKELAAREFRSALRKLAAYRAEDLLEGVEVGWLRATCEQHLASLET, from the coding sequence ATGAGCGCAGCGCACGATCTCTTTCTTCCTCCGCCGGTGCGTCTATCGCAGGAAGCGTTTGATCGTTTGCGCAACCTGCTGGCGGATTACAGCGGCGTCTACCTCGACACAGCGCAGCAACGGGTGCTGGAGTCCGGTCTGGCGCAACGCCTGGCAGCGCTGGAAGAAACGCTCGAAGCGTATGAGCGTCGCATCACTGCACCTGCGGGTCGAGACGAGTTGCAACGTCTGACGGAGTTGGTCGTCAACCACGAAACCTGCTTCTTTCGCAATGCTCCGCATATGAAGGCGTTGCGCGATACGCTGCTGTTCGAGATGCACCGTCGCAAGCCCGCCGGTGAGCCGATCCGCATCTGGAGCGCCGGGTGCGCAACCGGTGAGGAGGCGTATTCGCTGGCAATCACTGCGCTGGAAACATTTGGGTCGACGATGATTCGACCGGTGGAGATCTGGGCGACAGATCTCAGTGATCTGGCGCTCGAAAAAGCGCGCGCCGGATTCTATCGCGGTCGTTCGCTTAACAACGTCGCCCCGTCGCTACTCAGTCGCTATTTTGTGAAACGCGGCGACGGCTTTCTCGTCGCGGATGCCGTGCGGGCGCTGGTGCACTTCGAGCAGTTGAACCTCCTCGAACCGTTTCCACCAACGGCATACCGGGTCGATGCCATTTTCTGCCAGAATGTGACGATCTACTTTCAACCGGAAACGCGGCGGTCACTGATCGAGCGCTTCTATCGCTGTCTGCCGTCCCACGGGTTGCTGTTTCTCGGTTTTTCAGAGACGCTCTGGAATGTCTTCGACGGATTTCGCTCACGTGAAGTGTCGGGCGCGTATGTCTACCAGAAGGTTGAACGTCCGCCCTCGCCGTTGCAGCGCCGCACTGAGTCGCGTCAACCGGCGACAACGGCGGAGGCGCCGCAGCGCCTGACACCGGTCACTGCCACGCCGCGCACCGCTTCGCACGGACGACGGTCTCCGATTGCGCCGATCACGCCCAAACCAACCTCATCCAATGCCGACGCCGATCATCTTGATCGGGCGCAGGCATTGCTCGACGCTGGCAGGCTCGATGATGCAATGGAGGTCTTGCGCACCATTCCTCCCAACTCATCGCTGGCGCCGCGTGCGCTGACGCTGGTGGCGCGGGTGCACGCTAACCGTGGCGAACTCGATCTGGCGATTGCGGAGGTACGCCGTGCTCTCGAAATCGATGCATTGCGCGACGATGCCTACCTTTTGCTTGGAACCATGTATGTGCGGCAGGGTCAGTGGCACGACGCCATTCAGTCGCTCGAACGGGCGCGCTACCTGAATCCTGACGCCGCGCTGGTTTCCTACCATCTGGCGATGGCATACCGTCAGGCGGGAAAGAAGGAACTGGCTGCCCGTGAATTTCGCAGCGCGCTGCGCAAACTGGCAGCGTACCGTGCGGAGGATCTCCTCGAAGGCGTTGAGGTTGGTTGGTTGCGCGCCACGTGTGAGCAGCACCTGGCATCGCTCGAGACATAG
- a CDS encoding PP2C family protein-serine/threonine phosphatase: MRSQRKRPFHRFTLLSHAATGRLRRRERPAQPRLTPEEARRQAEIEHELLLARDIQQGLLLEAVPRLPGWEIHAISLPARDLGGDLYDFLPLGEERHGIMIGDVSGKGLPAALRMAVARTVFRYAARRGATPGPTLADVNRGIIADIPQGMITMLYAVLDLRHGIVQVANAGHHYPLLLNGRVSELELSGLPLGVDDDVDYEEICADIEPGATVMMYTDGVVEATNSRGEYFGYERLERLLIESATLKPRALVARLLHELRAWSDAGQDDDITVVAVRRRFERLADELYSILRDVLGDDRAGQAWETLPRPDDHEGADAWTEALPEIVKAVQSRFGRGLARELNAQIRLTLEEYRIMKKYGPMRY; encoded by the coding sequence ATGCGAAGTCAACGCAAACGACCTTTTCACCGCTTCACGCTGCTCAGTCACGCAGCGACCGGTCGACTGCGCCGCAGGGAGCGACCTGCACAGCCGCGGCTCACCCCGGAGGAAGCGCGTCGTCAGGCGGAAATCGAGCACGAACTGCTCCTGGCGCGTGATATTCAACAAGGGTTACTGCTCGAAGCGGTGCCACGCCTGCCAGGATGGGAAATTCACGCCATTTCGCTGCCAGCGCGCGATCTGGGAGGCGACCTGTACGATTTTTTGCCGCTCGGTGAGGAACGCCACGGGATCATGATCGGCGATGTTTCAGGAAAAGGGTTGCCAGCAGCCCTCCGTATGGCCGTCGCGCGTACCGTGTTTCGCTATGCCGCCCGGCGCGGCGCAACACCCGGTCCGACGCTTGCGGACGTTAATCGCGGGATCATCGCCGACATTCCACAGGGCATGATCACCATGCTGTATGCCGTGCTCGATCTGCGCCACGGTATTGTGCAGGTGGCGAATGCCGGGCATCATTATCCGCTGCTGCTCAACGGGCGCGTCAGCGAACTGGAACTCTCAGGATTGCCGCTTGGCGTCGATGACGATGTTGATTACGAAGAGATATGCGCCGATATCGAACCGGGCGCCACGGTGATGATGTACACCGATGGCGTGGTCGAGGCGACAAATAGCAGGGGCGAATACTTCGGGTACGAGCGGTTGGAGCGACTGTTGATCGAAAGCGCAACCCTGAAGCCGCGTGCCCTGGTTGCACGGTTGCTGCACGAACTGCGCGCCTGGAGCGACGCCGGTCAGGATGACGATATTACCGTTGTGGCGGTGCGACGACGGTTCGAGCGACTCGCCGATGAGTTGTACAGCATTCTCCGCGATGTCCTGGGTGATGATCGCGCCGGGCAGGCCTGGGAGACGTTGCCGCGCCCCGATGACCACGAAGGCGCCGATGCCTGGACGGAAGCCTTGCCGGAGATCGTCAAAGCGGTGCAGAGTCGTTTCGGGCGCGGTCTGGCGCGCGAGTTGAACGCGCAGATCCGTCTGACGCTCGAAGAATACCGAATCATGAAAAAATATGGACCAATGCGCTACTAA
- a CDS encoding STAS domain-containing protein — MTNETNEVIRREEFGDVAVLHIMTNSVDAVSASAIEAVATATAMRPITVLDFANVAFINSAGISALLKFVVSAKKSGYTLYAMNVTPHHQKVFKMVEMSRYMPPIEERDLAAYR; from the coding sequence ATGACGAATGAAACGAACGAAGTGATCCGCCGTGAGGAGTTTGGCGATGTCGCGGTGCTCCACATAATGACCAATAGCGTCGATGCCGTGTCGGCCAGCGCAATTGAGGCAGTCGCAACAGCAACTGCCATGCGCCCGATCACGGTGCTCGATTTTGCAAATGTGGCATTTATCAACTCAGCAGGCATCTCGGCGCTGCTCAAGTTTGTCGTGTCGGCAAAGAAATCGGGCTATACCCTGTACGCCATGAATGTGACCCCGCACCATCAGAAGGTCTTCAAGATGGTCGAGATGTCGCGCTATATGCCCCCCATCGAGGAGCGTGATCTCGCTGCGTATCGGTAG
- the cheB gene encoding chemotaxis-specific protein-glutamate methyltransferase CheB produces the protein MTRPIRVVVVDDSAMMRRFITDMLQRDPAIQVVGVASNGREAIELVQQLRPDVVTMDVRMPVMDGVATTEHLMAYCPTPILVLTASLASYDVDITFKMLGAGALEVVEKPRGSDPQALEHAARDLVRRVKILSRVKVVTHLRGRRRALNDGSPSPPASLDHQALPPEAPPHPAITPASIPASANASDASLCPVVVIGASTGGPRIIHQIIAGLPRSFPAAVLIVQHIAEGFSDGMAEWLASAGTLPVQIAQEGAPVRPGKALIAPDRRNLLVTHQGTIHLSDAPLLMQRPSIDITMQAIADVYGSRAIGVLLTGMGRDGAYGMLSLYRRNAYTIAQDEASCAISGMPRAAIQLGAVREVLPPTAIAPRLVELVASMGFKVNG, from the coding sequence ATGACCAGACCCATCCGTGTCGTCGTTGTTGACGACTCTGCCATGATGCGGCGTTTCATCACCGACATGCTGCAACGCGATCCTGCCATCCAGGTTGTCGGCGTGGCGTCGAACGGACGTGAGGCGATTGAGTTGGTGCAGCAGTTGCGCCCCGATGTTGTGACGATGGATGTACGCATGCCGGTGATGGATGGGGTGGCCACGACCGAACATCTGATGGCGTATTGTCCCACGCCGATTCTGGTGCTGACGGCATCGCTTGCCAGTTATGATGTGGACATCACCTTCAAGATGCTCGGCGCCGGTGCGCTCGAAGTGGTCGAGAAACCGCGCGGCAGCGACCCGCAGGCGCTTGAACACGCCGCGCGCGATCTGGTGAGGCGCGTCAAAATCCTGTCGCGCGTCAAGGTTGTGACCCATCTGCGCGGTCGCCGCCGCGCTCTCAACGATGGATCACCGTCGCCGCCAGCGTCGCTCGACCATCAGGCGCTGCCACCGGAAGCACCACCGCATCCTGCGATCACGCCAGCGTCCATTCCAGCATCGGCCAATGCGTCCGACGCTTCGCTCTGTCCGGTCGTCGTCATCGGCGCCAGCACCGGCGGTCCACGGATCATCCATCAGATCATTGCCGGATTGCCGCGATCATTTCCGGCGGCTGTACTGATTGTGCAGCATATTGCAGAAGGGTTCAGCGACGGAATGGCTGAATGGCTGGCGAGCGCCGGTACGCTGCCGGTGCAGATTGCGCAGGAGGGAGCGCCGGTGCGACCGGGGAAAGCGCTGATTGCGCCTGACCGGCGCAACCTGCTGGTGACGCACCAGGGAACGATCCACCTGAGCGATGCACCGTTGCTAATGCAACGCCCGTCGATTGATATTACCATGCAGGCGATTGCCGATGTGTACGGATCGCGCGCGATCGGTGTGCTGCTGACCGGCATGGGACGCGATGGGGCGTATGGAATGTTGTCGCTCTACCGTCGTAACGCCTACACAATTGCGCAGGACGAGGCGAGTTGCGCGATCTCTGGCATGCCGCGTGCAGCCATTCAGCTTGGTGCAGTGCGGGAGGTATTGCCGCCGACCGCGATTGCGCCACGATTGGTTGAACTGGTGGCGAGTATGGGTTTCAAGGTGAACGGTTGA
- a CDS encoding TetR/AcrR family transcriptional regulator: MTHSTEKRSEPVSTRERILEAALDVFASKGYHDARLDDIVETAHISKGSIYFYFPNKERLFLALVDQFADLIERRATEAIARQPRVGIDRVRAAVMAVIETFGRYRRPAKILLVQAVGLGAAFEKKRLEVTDRFAALIKRHLDEAVAVGEIQPIDTTVVAHAWMGAIYNLVIRWVMTGDPPAERIPPTLVPLLLRSVNYPVEENQGSAS, from the coding sequence ATGACTCATTCCACTGAAAAACGTTCTGAGCCGGTGAGCACCCGCGAGCGCATTCTGGAAGCCGCGCTCGATGTGTTTGCGTCGAAAGGGTATCACGACGCACGTCTGGACGACATCGTTGAGACGGCGCATATCTCGAAGGGGTCGATCTACTTTTACTTTCCCAACAAGGAGCGCCTCTTCCTGGCGCTGGTCGATCAGTTTGCCGATCTGATCGAGCGGCGCGCCACCGAAGCCATCGCGCGGCAACCGCGGGTCGGGATCGACCGCGTGCGTGCAGCGGTGATGGCGGTGATCGAAACGTTCGGCAGGTATCGTCGTCCGGCGAAAATCCTGCTGGTTCAGGCGGTGGGGCTGGGGGCGGCGTTCGAGAAGAAACGCCTCGAAGTGACCGATCGCTTTGCTGCGCTGATCAAGCGCCATCTCGATGAGGCGGTTGCAGTCGGTGAGATTCAGCCGATCGATACGACAGTCGTGGCGCACGCCTGGATGGGCGCTATCTACAATCTGGTGATCCGCTGGGTGATGACCGGTGACCCGCCCGCCGAGCGCATTCCGCCAACCCTGGTGCCGCTGTTGCTGCGAAGCGTCAACTATCCCGTGGAGGAGAATCAGGGCAGTGCATCGTAA